From the genome of Amycolatopsis sp. NBC_01488, one region includes:
- a CDS encoding VOC family protein, with amino-acid sequence MSIFRLNHAVLYVRDLAESVAFYRDVLGFDYIEGGDVHRGAAFLRAPGSTNDHDLGLFELGSHAADSGAGRTSVGLYHLAWEVDTLGDLERLAGRLQAAGALVGSSDHGTTKSLYAKDPSGLEFEVVWIIPRDLLTDDDRAKSGALDLAGELAKYGPDARSGVGISRP; translated from the coding sequence ATGTCGATCTTTCGCCTGAACCACGCCGTGCTCTACGTCCGGGATCTGGCCGAAAGCGTCGCGTTCTACCGGGACGTGCTGGGCTTCGACTACATCGAGGGCGGCGACGTCCACCGCGGCGCGGCGTTCCTGCGAGCGCCCGGTTCGACGAACGACCACGACCTCGGCCTGTTCGAGCTCGGCTCGCACGCCGCCGACTCGGGCGCGGGGCGGACGTCGGTGGGGCTGTACCACCTGGCGTGGGAGGTCGACACGCTCGGCGACCTCGAGCGGCTCGCCGGCCGTCTCCAGGCGGCCGGCGCGCTCGTCGGCTCGTCCGATCACGGAACGACGAAGTCCTTGTACGCCAAGGATCCCAGCGGGCTCGAGTTCGAGGTCGTCTGGATCATCCCGCGCGACCTGCTGACCGACGACGACCGCGCGAAGAGCGGCGCGCTCGACCTCGCGGGTGAGCTGGCGAAGTACGGCCCCGATGCCCGCAGCGGCGTCGGGATCTCCCGCCCTTAG
- a CDS encoding alpha/beta fold hydrolase, protein MTQRSESLGQEHRVPLPAGEVRYFERGAGAPVVFVHGVLTNAQLWRKVVPDVAAAGFRCLAPDLPLGSHDLPMRADADLSPAGNADLIADFLDALDLRDVTLVANDTGGALTQILLSRRPERVGRVVLTPSDCFEYFFPPIFKPLPAVARIPGSMAVLGQLLRIRALYPLPVLFGWVVKRPLPDAVAQAYLSPLRKSAGVRRDLRKLLRDVHPRHTLAAAEALRTFDRPVLLAWAPEDKLFPIRLAHRLAELLPDAKLVEIPDSYAFVSEDQPAALAGHIVEFAGVMAD, encoded by the coding sequence ATGACGCAACGGAGCGAATCCCTGGGCCAGGAGCACCGGGTCCCGCTGCCCGCCGGCGAGGTGCGGTACTTCGAGCGGGGCGCAGGCGCCCCGGTGGTGTTCGTCCACGGCGTGCTGACGAACGCGCAGCTGTGGCGGAAGGTGGTGCCCGACGTCGCCGCCGCCGGGTTCCGGTGCCTCGCCCCGGATCTGCCGCTCGGCTCGCACGACCTCCCGATGCGCGCGGACGCCGACCTCTCCCCGGCCGGCAACGCCGACCTGATCGCGGACTTCCTCGACGCGCTCGACCTGCGGGACGTCACGCTCGTCGCGAACGACACCGGCGGCGCGCTCACGCAGATCCTGCTCAGCCGCCGTCCGGAGCGGGTCGGGCGGGTCGTGCTCACGCCGTCGGACTGCTTCGAGTACTTCTTCCCGCCGATCTTCAAGCCCCTGCCCGCGGTCGCCCGGATCCCCGGTTCGATGGCGGTGCTCGGGCAGCTGCTGCGGATCCGGGCGCTGTACCCGCTGCCCGTGCTCTTCGGCTGGGTGGTCAAGCGGCCGCTGCCGGACGCCGTCGCCCAGGCCTACCTCTCGCCGCTGCGCAAGTCCGCCGGGGTGCGGCGCGACCTGCGCAAGCTGCTGCGCGACGTCCACCCGCGGCACACGCTCGCCGCCGCGGAGGCGCTGCGGACGTTCGACCGGCCGGTGCTGCTCGCGTGGGCCCCGGAGGACAAGCTGTTCCCGATCCGGCTGGCGCACCGGCTCGCCGAGCTGCTGCCGGACGCGAAGCTGGTGGAGATCCCGGACTCCTACGCGTTCGTCTCCGAGGACCAGCCCGCCGCGCTGGCCGGGCACATCGTCGAGTTCGCGGGCGTCATGGCAGATTAG
- a CDS encoding TetR/AcrR family transcriptional regulator codes for MRRTQQDRSAGTKAALVAAARELFAARGYQAVPADEITRAAGVTRGALYHHYGDKQGLFRAVVEELERELTAEVEAAFAGSADPLAGMLQGLGVFLDACLREEVRRISLTDAPAVLGWDVWREIEAEYGLGLIVAVLEQASADGLIVETPVRALAQLVLSAVMEAARMIAAADDPARTRAEVQQVLGGWLASLLRT; via the coding sequence GTGCGACGTACCCAGCAGGACCGTTCCGCCGGCACGAAGGCCGCCCTGGTCGCCGCCGCGCGCGAACTGTTCGCCGCCCGCGGCTACCAGGCGGTCCCGGCGGACGAGATCACCCGCGCCGCCGGCGTCACCCGCGGCGCGCTCTACCACCACTACGGCGACAAGCAGGGCCTGTTCCGCGCGGTCGTCGAAGAGCTGGAACGCGAGCTGACCGCGGAGGTCGAGGCCGCGTTCGCCGGCAGCGCGGATCCACTGGCCGGCATGCTGCAGGGCCTCGGCGTCTTCCTCGACGCCTGCCTGCGCGAGGAGGTCCGCCGCATCTCGCTCACCGACGCGCCCGCCGTGCTCGGCTGGGACGTCTGGCGCGAGATCGAGGCGGAGTACGGCCTCGGCCTGATCGTCGCCGTGCTGGAGCAGGCCAGTGCGGACGGGCTGATCGTGGAGACGCCCGTCCGCGCCCTGGCCCAGCTGGTGCTCAGCGCGGTGATGGAGGCGGCGCGGATGATCGCCGCGGCCGACGACCCGGCCCGCACCCGCGCCGAGGTGCAGCAGGTCCTCGGCGGCTGGCTCGCGAGCCTCCTGCGGACCTAG
- a CDS encoding dihydrofolate reductase family protein — MSVIVVEFLTLDGVVEDPDGSGGTATGGWAFRHGPEAVAGDKFRLGTLLETGTLLLGRTTWELFAKLWPGRTGEFPDRLNAARKLVASRTLGDVSAWQNSSLLHGDLVDEVRRHERDLIVIGSVGIAQALGRHGLVDEYRLLVFPSVVGAGRRLFEVPADLALVSTTQVGPAILSTYRTR, encoded by the coding sequence ATGAGCGTGATCGTCGTCGAGTTCCTCACCTTGGACGGTGTCGTCGAGGACCCGGACGGCTCCGGCGGCACGGCCACCGGCGGCTGGGCGTTCCGGCACGGGCCGGAAGCCGTGGCCGGGGACAAGTTCCGGCTCGGCACGCTGCTCGAGACCGGGACGCTGCTGCTCGGCCGGACCACCTGGGAGCTGTTCGCGAAGCTCTGGCCCGGCCGCACGGGCGAGTTCCCCGACCGGCTCAACGCGGCCCGGAAGCTGGTCGCTTCGCGGACGCTCGGCGATGTCTCGGCGTGGCAGAACTCTTCGCTGCTGCACGGAGATCTCGTCGACGAAGTCCGGCGCCACGAACGCGACCTGATCGTCATCGGGTCCGTCGGGATCGCGCAGGCGCTCGGCCGCCACGGCTTGGTCGACGAGTACCGCCTGCTCGTGTTCCCGAGCGTCGTGGGCGCGGGCAGGCGGCTCTTCGAAGTCCCCGCGGACCTCGCGCTGGTCTCGACCACGCAGGTCGGGCCCGCGATCCTCAGCACCTACCGGACGCGCTAG
- the tsaA gene encoding tRNA (N6-threonylcarbamoyladenosine(37)-N6)-methyltransferase TrmO has translation MIPIGVVRTGRTDLEHTPVQAGANRAEEGTIELDPRFAEGLAGLAGFDYAWLLSLLDRPDRPGTLTQVPYLLRREGRRMGVFATRGPRRPNPIGLSLVRILDVDGSAIRFAGVDLLDGTPVLDVKPYVTRFDRPPGEPACGWFDAVDVVDGTTPADLSDESGGRRR, from the coding sequence ATGATCCCGATCGGTGTCGTGCGGACCGGCCGCACGGACCTCGAGCACACCCCCGTCCAGGCGGGCGCGAACCGCGCCGAAGAAGGCACGATCGAGCTCGACCCGCGGTTCGCCGAAGGCCTGGCCGGGCTCGCCGGGTTCGACTACGCGTGGCTGCTCAGCCTGCTCGACCGCCCCGACCGGCCGGGCACGCTCACGCAGGTCCCGTACCTCCTCCGCCGCGAGGGACGCCGGATGGGCGTCTTCGCCACCCGCGGTCCCCGGCGCCCGAACCCCATCGGGCTGAGCCTGGTCCGCATCCTCGACGTCGACGGCAGCGCGATCCGCTTCGCCGGGGTCGACCTGCTGGACGGCACGCCCGTGCTCGACGTCAAGCCGTACGTGACGCGGTTCGACCGGCCGCCCGGCGAGCCCGCGTGCGGGTGGTTCGACGCGGTCGACGTCGTCGACGGGACAACTCCCGCCGATCTGAGCGATGAATCCGGCGGGCGCCGCCGGTAG
- a CDS encoding S1 family peptidase, with product MRRRIALAVGGVAVLTASLASASLSPAVASPGLLAAMQRDFGLTAAQAEARLGQETTAARVMPDAQKAAGAAFGGAWFDPALGKLVVGVTDPAAAAAVRRAGAETAPAKVSAAKLDATKAAIDASAKAHPAPAAVSGWRTDPRAGSVVVTLRPGAHGADVDAFLAKAREAGPVTVATTPAAQPFSAGTVGGDPYYINGNTRCSIGFSVQGGFVSAGHCGGVGSSVVGWDGSAMGTFAGSSFPGNDYSFIRIGNGWWTAPVVLGWGTVSDALVRGSWVAPVGTSVCRSGSTTHWHCGVVEGLNETVNYSQGAVYQVTRTNVCAEPGDSGGSFITGDQAQGVTSGGWGNCSSGGETWFQPVNEILQTYGLSLVTA from the coding sequence ATGCGTCGAAGAATCGCCCTGGCCGTCGGCGGCGTCGCCGTCCTGACCGCGTCGCTCGCTTCCGCTTCCCTCAGCCCGGCCGTCGCGTCGCCCGGGTTGCTCGCCGCCATGCAGCGGGACTTCGGCCTGACCGCTGCCCAGGCCGAAGCCCGGCTCGGCCAGGAAACGACCGCCGCGCGGGTGATGCCGGACGCGCAGAAGGCCGCCGGTGCCGCGTTCGGCGGGGCCTGGTTCGACCCTGCGCTCGGCAAGCTCGTGGTCGGCGTGACCGACCCGGCCGCGGCGGCGGCCGTCCGGCGGGCCGGTGCCGAAACCGCGCCGGCGAAGGTCAGTGCCGCGAAGCTCGACGCCACCAAGGCCGCCATCGACGCTTCCGCCAAGGCGCACCCCGCGCCGGCGGCCGTCAGCGGCTGGCGGACCGACCCGCGGGCAGGCAGTGTCGTGGTCACCCTGCGGCCGGGCGCGCACGGCGCCGACGTCGACGCGTTCCTCGCGAAAGCCCGCGAGGCGGGCCCGGTCACCGTCGCGACCACGCCGGCCGCCCAGCCGTTCTCGGCGGGGACCGTCGGCGGCGACCCGTACTACATCAACGGCAACACCCGCTGCTCGATCGGCTTCTCCGTGCAGGGCGGGTTCGTCAGCGCCGGCCACTGCGGCGGCGTGGGCAGCTCGGTCGTCGGCTGGGACGGCTCGGCGATGGGCACCTTCGCCGGCTCTTCCTTCCCGGGCAACGACTATTCGTTCATCCGGATCGGCAACGGCTGGTGGACCGCGCCGGTCGTGCTCGGCTGGGGCACGGTCAGCGACGCGCTCGTGCGCGGGTCGTGGGTCGCGCCGGTCGGCACGTCGGTCTGCCGCTCGGGCTCGACGACGCACTGGCACTGCGGGGTCGTGGAAGGGCTCAACGAGACCGTCAACTACTCCCAGGGCGCCGTCTACCAGGTGACGCGCACCAACGTCTGCGCCGAACCCGGTGACTCCGGCGGCTCCTTCATCACCGGCGACCAGGCACAGGGCGTGACGTCCGGCGGCTGGGGCAACTGCAGCTCCGGCGGCGAGACGTGGTTCCAGCCGGTGAACGAGATCCTGCAGACCTACGGCCTCTCGCTCGTCACCGCCTAG
- a CDS encoding mandelate racemase/muconate lactonizing enzyme family protein gives MTVVTRAEAFLVDVEVEQTRTDAVQAFTSQETVFVELTTDDGGTGLGYSYTIGTGGSSVVALLDDHLLPRLVGRDSRLVEARWRDLFAATRATTVGAVTSLALAAVDTALWDLKCLRAGEPLWRVAGGFRPRIPLYDTEGGWLHLTTDELVAGAKAAMAAGWGGVKVKIGKPAASEDLERLTAVREAVGPRFDLMVDANQSMTAAEATRRAAKFGPLDLFWLEEPLPADDVSGHARLAAATAVPVAVGESLYSVAQFRDYLHRGAASIVQPDVARVGGITPWLKVAHLAEAFNVEVCPHFLMELHVSLAAAVPNGRYVEHIPQLRAITRTELAIENGHAVAPETPGLGIDWDRDAMDDRRVS, from the coding sequence TTGACCGTCGTCACTCGGGCCGAGGCTTTTCTCGTCGATGTCGAAGTCGAGCAGACTCGGACCGACGCCGTGCAGGCCTTCACCTCGCAGGAGACCGTCTTCGTCGAGCTGACCACCGATGACGGCGGCACCGGGCTCGGCTACTCCTACACGATCGGCACCGGGGGCAGCTCCGTCGTCGCCCTGCTGGACGACCACCTGCTCCCCCGGTTGGTCGGCCGGGACTCGCGGCTGGTTGAGGCGCGGTGGCGGGACCTCTTCGCCGCCACGCGGGCGACCACCGTCGGCGCCGTCACCTCGCTCGCGCTCGCCGCCGTCGACACCGCTCTCTGGGACCTCAAGTGCCTGCGGGCCGGCGAACCCCTGTGGCGCGTCGCCGGTGGGTTCCGGCCGCGCATTCCGCTCTACGACACCGAAGGCGGCTGGCTGCACCTCACCACCGACGAGCTGGTCGCGGGTGCGAAGGCCGCGATGGCCGCCGGGTGGGGTGGGGTCAAGGTGAAGATCGGGAAGCCCGCCGCGAGCGAGGACCTCGAACGGCTCACCGCGGTGCGCGAGGCCGTCGGGCCGCGGTTCGACCTCATGGTGGACGCCAACCAGTCGATGACCGCCGCCGAAGCGACGCGCAGGGCCGCGAAGTTCGGGCCGCTCGACCTGTTCTGGCTGGAGGAACCGCTGCCGGCCGACGACGTCTCCGGGCACGCCCGGCTCGCCGCCGCGACGGCCGTCCCGGTCGCCGTGGGCGAGTCGCTGTACTCCGTCGCGCAGTTCCGCGACTACCTGCACCGCGGCGCCGCGTCGATCGTGCAGCCCGACGTCGCTCGGGTCGGCGGCATCACGCCGTGGCTCAAGGTCGCCCACCTCGCCGAGGCGTTCAACGTCGAGGTGTGCCCGCACTTCCTCATGGAACTGCACGTGAGCCTCGCAGCGGCCGTGCCGAACGGGCGGTACGTCGAGCACATCCCGCAGCTGCGCGCGATCACGCGCACCGAACTGGCCATCGAAAACGGCCACGCGGTTGCTCCGGAAACACCGGGACTCGGAATCGACTGGGACCGCGACGCCATGGACGACCGGCGCGTCTCGTGA
- a CDS encoding sulfatase, translating into MMGTTGLPLPRRVRRRTRDGGGPLPDFGLPRAARRPAVAGVVLTVLAALLVLFALLAPDDLSSFSPAALVRVPAEGLIVAALVLVLPPRPRRVLAVLVGLVLGLLTLMKALDTGFYATLEKPFDPVYDWSFFNAGVEFLAGEIGDAGTYALLAGAVVLAIAVVVFMVLAMLRLTRLAAGRRTGTTRVLAVLGVIWIVCSVFGVEIAPGQPIAAQNAAALAYDDLRQVGTDLRDQRPFGELAADDAFRNTPGGQLLNGLRGKNVILTFVESYGRIALDDPGFAPKIGATLDAGTAQLKAAGIGAKSAFLSSSTFGGGSWLAHSTVESGMWIDNQQRYNNLLDSDRLTLGGAFQKAGWKTVWDVPAHTKDWPEGQRFYHPDAYYDFRNIGYQGPGFAYATMPDQYTFSMLQSNELAKSSQKPVMAEVDLVSSHAPWSPRPWLVDWNQVGDGSIFAPQPAAGEAPESVWKDPAKIRDAYRDATDYSLKTLISFMQHYGDDKTVLVFLGDHQPPAVTPQGAVHDVPITIVAKDPKVLDRISGWGWTDGLHPAARAPVWKMDSFRDRFLTAFAH; encoded by the coding sequence ATGATGGGAACCACCGGTCTGCCGCTGCCGCGGCGTGTCCGCCGCCGCACCCGGGACGGCGGTGGTCCCCTGCCCGACTTCGGGTTGCCCCGGGCCGCCCGGCGCCCCGCCGTCGCGGGCGTGGTGCTCACCGTCCTGGCCGCGTTGCTGGTGCTGTTCGCGCTCCTCGCGCCGGACGACCTCAGCTCGTTCTCGCCGGCAGCACTGGTCCGCGTCCCGGCGGAAGGCCTGATCGTGGCCGCGCTCGTGCTGGTCCTGCCGCCGCGGCCGCGGCGCGTCCTCGCCGTGCTGGTCGGGCTGGTGCTCGGGCTGCTCACCCTGATGAAGGCACTCGACACGGGCTTCTACGCGACGCTCGAGAAGCCGTTCGACCCGGTTTACGACTGGAGCTTCTTCAACGCGGGCGTCGAGTTCCTGGCCGGCGAGATCGGTGACGCGGGCACGTACGCCCTGCTGGCCGGCGCCGTGGTGCTCGCGATCGCCGTCGTCGTCTTCATGGTGCTCGCGATGCTGCGGCTGACCCGGCTCGCCGCCGGCAGGCGGACCGGCACGACGCGGGTGCTGGCCGTGCTCGGCGTGATCTGGATCGTCTGCTCGGTGTTCGGCGTCGAGATCGCTCCCGGGCAGCCGATCGCGGCCCAGAACGCCGCGGCCCTGGCCTACGACGACCTGCGCCAGGTGGGCACGGACCTGCGGGACCAGCGGCCGTTCGGCGAGCTGGCCGCCGACGACGCGTTCCGGAACACCCCCGGCGGCCAGCTGCTGAACGGCCTGCGCGGCAAGAACGTGATCCTCACCTTCGTCGAGAGCTACGGCCGGATCGCGCTCGACGACCCGGGGTTCGCGCCGAAGATCGGCGCGACGCTCGACGCGGGCACCGCCCAGCTGAAGGCGGCCGGCATCGGCGCGAAGAGCGCGTTCCTGTCGTCCTCGACGTTCGGCGGCGGCAGCTGGCTCGCGCACTCCACCGTCGAGTCCGGCATGTGGATCGACAACCAGCAGCGTTACAACAACCTGCTCGACAGCGATCGGCTGACGCTCGGCGGCGCGTTCCAGAAGGCGGGCTGGAAGACCGTCTGGGACGTCCCCGCGCACACGAAGGACTGGCCCGAGGGACAGCGGTTCTACCACCCGGACGCCTACTACGACTTCCGGAACATCGGCTACCAGGGCCCCGGTTTCGCCTACGCCACGATGCCGGACCAGTACACGTTCTCGATGTTGCAGAGCAACGAGCTCGCGAAGTCCTCGCAGAAGCCGGTCATGGCCGAGGTGGACCTCGTCTCCAGCCACGCCCCGTGGTCACCGCGGCCCTGGCTGGTGGACTGGAACCAGGTCGGCGACGGCTCGATCTTCGCGCCGCAGCCCGCCGCGGGCGAGGCGCCGGAGTCGGTCTGGAAGGACCCGGCGAAGATCCGCGACGCCTATCGCGACGCCACCGACTACTCGCTCAAGACGCTGATCTCGTTCATGCAGCACTACGGCGACGACAAGACGGTGCTGGTCTTCCTCGGCGACCACCAGCCGCCGGCGGTCACGCCGCAGGGCGCGGTGCACGACGTGCCGATCACGATCGTGGCCAAGGACCCGAAGGTGCTGGACCGGATCTCCGGCTGGGGCTGGACGGACGGCCTGCACCCGGCCGCCCGGGCCCCGGTCTGGAAGATGGACTCCTTCCGCGACCGCTTCCTGACCGCGTTCGCGCACTGA
- a CDS encoding PPOX class F420-dependent oxidoreductase, whose translation MTVPLTGAAREVLDGPHTAVIATANADGRPQSSVIFVKRDGDTVVFSTIEGRLKTRNMQRDPRVSLLVSSNPGRYVEIRGRVEITADPEKVLLHEMYDRYMGGKTPPPEPDDERLIVRIVPEKLYVWPPAA comes from the coding sequence ATGACCGTGCCCCTGACCGGCGCCGCCCGCGAAGTGCTCGACGGCCCGCACACCGCGGTGATCGCCACCGCGAACGCCGACGGCCGCCCGCAGTCGTCGGTGATCTTCGTGAAGCGCGACGGTGACACCGTCGTGTTCAGCACCATCGAGGGCAGGCTGAAGACCCGGAACATGCAGCGCGACCCGCGGGTCAGCCTGCTGGTCTCGAGCAACCCCGGCCGGTACGTCGAGATCCGCGGCCGCGTCGAGATCACCGCCGACCCGGAAAAGGTGCTGCTGCACGAAATGTACGATCGGTACATGGGTGGGAAGACGCCGCCGCCGGAGCCGGACGACGAGCGGCTGATCGTCCGGATCGTCCCGGAAAAGCTCTACGTCTGGCCGCCCGCGGCGTGA
- a CDS encoding NmrA/HSCARG family protein, with the protein MSTSTDGKRVVAVVGATGRQGGGLVRSLAADPDGAFAVRAITRDAGTPRAKELAGLGVEVVIADLDDPGSVEAAFTGAYGAFCVTAGQEHPPERETAHAATMAAAAGRAGVAHVVWSTFEDTRTFVRPGDDRMPLVRGQYRVPHYDAKGAADAEFRAVPATFLRTAFYWENFLDSGPRRGDDGVLTLAMPLGPARLPGIAVADIGRCAHAILRRPELVGKTVSITGENLTGAEYAAAFADLFGEPVRFADVPADVLPTELANMFRFTRDFEAAYAGARDPAEVRELHPGLLTFRQWLSENLERTSR; encoded by the coding sequence ATGAGCACTTCCACTGACGGAAAACGGGTGGTCGCCGTCGTCGGCGCCACCGGGCGGCAGGGCGGCGGGCTGGTCCGTTCGCTCGCCGCGGACCCGGACGGCGCGTTCGCCGTCCGGGCCATCACGCGCGATGCGGGTACGCCGCGCGCGAAGGAACTGGCGGGGCTGGGCGTCGAGGTGGTGATCGCCGACCTCGACGACCCCGGTTCCGTCGAGGCGGCGTTCACCGGCGCGTACGGCGCTTTCTGCGTCACGGCCGGCCAGGAACACCCGCCGGAGCGGGAAACCGCCCACGCCGCCACGATGGCCGCGGCGGCCGGCCGCGCCGGGGTCGCGCACGTCGTGTGGTCGACGTTCGAGGACACCCGGACGTTCGTGCGGCCCGGCGACGACCGGATGCCGCTGGTGCGCGGGCAGTACCGCGTTCCCCACTACGACGCCAAGGGCGCGGCCGACGCGGAGTTCCGCGCCGTGCCGGCCACGTTCCTGCGGACGGCGTTCTACTGGGAGAACTTCCTCGACAGCGGCCCGCGCCGCGGCGACGACGGTGTCCTCACCCTGGCCATGCCGCTGGGACCGGCGCGGCTGCCCGGGATCGCGGTGGCCGACATCGGCCGCTGCGCCCACGCGATCCTGCGCCGTCCGGAGCTGGTGGGAAAGACGGTCAGCATCACCGGTGAGAACCTCACCGGAGCCGAGTACGCGGCCGCGTTCGCCGACCTCTTCGGCGAACCCGTGCGGTTCGCGGACGTCCCCGCGGACGTGCTGCCGACCGAGCTGGCCAACATGTTCCGGTTCACCCGGGACTTCGAAGCCGCGTACGCGGGCGCGCGGGACCCCGCCGAGGTCCGCGAGCTCCACCCCGGCCTGCTGACCTTCCGGCAGTGGCTGTCCGAGAACCTGGAAAGGACCTCCCGATGA
- a CDS encoding antitoxin yields MNLFDKAKEAIGKNPDKADQGVDKAAEAAKQRFGDHADQIDQGSDKVKDYLHNQGGGQQDAPPQ; encoded by the coding sequence ATGAACCTGTTCGACAAGGCGAAGGAAGCGATCGGGAAGAACCCCGACAAGGCCGACCAGGGTGTGGACAAGGCCGCCGAGGCCGCGAAGCAGCGCTTCGGCGACCACGCCGACCAGATCGACCAGGGCTCGGACAAGGTGAAGGACTACCTGCACAACCAGGGTGGCGGCCAGCAGGACGCGCCCCCGCAGTGA
- a CDS encoding VanZ family protein: MVATYLVPVRTALILFPFLVLAVMLPAAFVSYRRRGRAGGWPTFVFYAFLFYLLAIATQTVLPLPADTAYCVGHTYASSPQLRPFYFVEVVSQRARGHWSPGALLHNPAVWTTALNVVMLAPLGFYVRYAQKMRLVPATLVGFGVSLFFELTQLTGLWFVYPCPYRLFSVDDLILNTAGVVVGWVLAGPLGRLLPSPEPEHDRRRYAAKVTFTRRLFALATDLLGFAALLGFLFGLLTLFGEDLTHRDTPVVILALVWFVVLPAVTGSTPGKRAMLLRVVRRGRRRAGPISLLVRNGVLLSPLWLTWMVLDLDHWDLGNHPEQLLLPVALAAAVFVVGVWTPLAVLLDSEHRAPYERLTRTVNTAIVPPGTPAPEPAAGPGRPAEVLKGR; the protein is encoded by the coding sequence GTGGTCGCCACCTACCTCGTCCCCGTCCGGACCGCCCTCATCCTCTTCCCGTTCCTCGTGCTGGCCGTCATGCTCCCGGCCGCCTTCGTCAGCTACCGCCGCCGAGGCCGCGCCGGGGGGTGGCCGACGTTCGTCTTCTACGCGTTTCTCTTCTACCTGCTCGCGATCGCGACGCAGACGGTGCTGCCGCTGCCCGCCGACACGGCGTACTGCGTGGGCCACACCTACGCGAGTTCTCCGCAGTTGCGGCCTTTCTACTTCGTCGAGGTGGTTTCGCAGCGCGCCCGCGGGCACTGGAGCCCGGGCGCGCTCCTGCACAACCCGGCGGTCTGGACCACCGCGCTCAACGTCGTGATGCTCGCCCCGCTCGGGTTCTACGTCCGCTACGCGCAGAAGATGCGGCTCGTGCCCGCGACGCTGGTCGGCTTCGGCGTGTCGCTGTTCTTCGAGCTGACGCAGCTGACCGGCCTGTGGTTCGTCTACCCGTGCCCGTACCGGCTGTTCAGCGTCGACGACCTGATCCTCAACACCGCCGGCGTCGTCGTGGGCTGGGTGCTGGCCGGCCCGCTCGGCCGGCTGCTGCCTTCGCCGGAGCCGGAGCACGACCGCCGCCGCTACGCCGCGAAGGTCACGTTCACCCGGCGGCTGTTCGCGCTGGCCACCGACCTGCTCGGGTTCGCCGCGCTGCTCGGCTTCCTGTTCGGCCTGCTCACGCTGTTCGGCGAGGACCTGACCCACCGCGACACGCCGGTGGTCATCCTCGCCCTCGTCTGGTTCGTGGTGCTGCCCGCGGTCACCGGCTCGACGCCGGGGAAGCGGGCGATGCTGCTGCGCGTGGTCCGGCGCGGCCGCCGCCGCGCCGGGCCGATCTCGCTGCTGGTCCGCAACGGGGTCCTGCTGTCGCCGCTGTGGCTGACGTGGATGGTGCTCGACCTGGACCACTGGGACCTCGGCAACCACCCGGAACAGCTGCTGCTGCCGGTGGCCCTGGCCGCGGCGGTGTTCGTCGTGGGCGTCTGGACGCCGCTGGCGGTGCTGCTCGACAGCGAGCACCGGGCGCCCTACGAACGGCTGACCCGCACGGTCAACACCGCCATCGTGCCGCCCGGCACCCCGGCACCCGAACCGGCGGCCGGGCCGGGCCGGCCTGCCGAAGTCCTCAAAGGACGGTGA
- a CDS encoding STAS domain-containing protein has product MTTDATRPRQRFSGVGWSLDVHEDGDLEVYTLRGEFDFAVSPKLAELLPAAPGPRRIVLDMDEVEFCDSSCLQILLRLGTRLREAGGKLAVVTTVPAVIRPIELLGLGDVMPVHPSVAATRAAWGGRA; this is encoded by the coding sequence ATGACCACCGACGCGACGCGGCCCCGGCAGCGGTTCTCCGGTGTCGGGTGGTCCCTCGACGTCCACGAAGACGGCGACCTCGAGGTGTACACCCTGCGCGGCGAATTCGACTTCGCGGTTTCGCCGAAGCTCGCCGAACTGCTCCCGGCCGCCCCGGGCCCCCGGCGGATCGTGCTCGACATGGACGAGGTCGAGTTCTGCGACTCCAGCTGCCTGCAGATCCTGCTCCGGCTGGGCACCCGGCTGCGCGAGGCCGGTGGCAAGCTGGCCGTCGTGACGACCGTGCCCGCCGTGATCCGGCCGATCGAGCTGCTGGGCCTCGGCGACGTGATGCCGGTGCACCCGAGCGTCGCCGCGACGCGCGCCGCCTGGGGCGGAAGAGCATGA
- a CDS encoding ATP-binding protein, producing the protein MNLRAIRHELGITAELTELAKVRHWVRTVLRGLPANVVSTAVMVVDELTSNALRHGRAPYHVRLLTGAAKLRIEVDDGGGEPARRRTPSDQGGRGLLLVERCAAAWGQLRRPSGKTLWAELATDDPAGAHG; encoded by the coding sequence GTGAACCTGCGAGCGATCCGGCACGAGCTCGGCATCACCGCCGAGCTCACCGAGCTGGCCAAGGTCCGCCACTGGGTCCGCACGGTCCTGCGCGGGCTGCCGGCGAACGTCGTCAGCACCGCGGTCATGGTGGTCGACGAGCTGACGTCCAACGCGCTGCGCCACGGCCGCGCGCCCTACCACGTCCGCCTGCTGACCGGAGCCGCCAAGCTGCGCATCGAGGTCGACGACGGCGGCGGCGAGCCGGCCCGCCGCCGGACGCCGTCCGACCAGGGCGGCCGCGGGCTCCTGCTGGTGGAGCGCTGCGCGGCGGCCTGGGGCCAGCTGCGCCGGCCCAGCGGCAAGACGCTGTGGGCCGAGCTGGCCACCGACGACCCCGCGGGCGCCCACGGCTGA